One stretch of Candidatus Glassbacteria bacterium DNA includes these proteins:
- a CDS encoding aminotransferase class I/II-fold pyridoxal phosphate-dependent enzyme — MIDLRSDTVTRPSEPMRRAMYEAEVGDDVYAEDPTINRLQELTAQMSGREAALLVPTGSMGNAVCLDVLTSPGSEVVCDKLSHICNYELSSMAVFSGLTPRVIDGPQGCPTAAQVADAILPDIYYVAPTGCISVENTANIAGGRIYPLDRLREITKLAESKKIPVHMDGARIFNSAVATGKPVAELSAGVATVMFCLSKGLGAPVGSMIAGERAFIEEAWRSRKRMGGGMRQAGILAAAGIYALEHNVERLADDHANARRLAEALGGMEGLEVDLEQVETNIVMVCTAPPAPDAVELCGRLNAAGVRVDPLGKNLTRLVTHLDVSSEDISRAIDAFRASAGKA; from the coding sequence ATAATCGACCTGCGAAGCGATACGGTTACCCGGCCGTCCGAGCCGATGCGCCGGGCGATGTACGAGGCCGAGGTGGGTGATGATGTCTACGCCGAGGACCCGACGATCAACCGTCTCCAGGAGTTGACCGCGCAAATGTCAGGCCGCGAGGCCGCGCTGCTGGTGCCCACCGGTTCGATGGGCAACGCGGTCTGCCTCGACGTGCTTACCTCGCCCGGCTCCGAGGTTGTCTGCGACAAGCTGAGCCATATCTGCAACTACGAGCTGAGTTCGATGGCCGTGTTCAGCGGGCTTACGCCCCGGGTTATCGACGGGCCGCAGGGATGTCCCACCGCCGCGCAGGTGGCCGATGCGATCCTCCCGGATATCTACTACGTGGCTCCCACCGGTTGTATCAGCGTGGAGAACACGGCCAATATCGCCGGCGGGAGGATCTATCCTCTCGACAGGCTGCGGGAGATAACAAAACTCGCAGAGAGCAAAAAAATTCCGGTACACATGGACGGGGCGCGGATATTCAACTCGGCGGTGGCCACAGGCAAACCGGTTGCCGAGCTGAGCGCGGGTGTCGCTACGGTGATGTTCTGCCTGAGCAAGGGCCTCGGGGCGCCGGTCGGCTCGATGATAGCAGGTGAGCGGGCATTTATCGAGGAGGCCTGGCGCTCGCGAAAACGGATGGGCGGCGGTATGCGCCAGGCGGGGATCCTGGCGGCGGCCGGAATCTACGCGCTGGAACATAATGTCGAACGCCTGGCGGACGACCATGCAAACGCCCGCAGGCTGGCTGAGGCCCTGGGCGGCATGGAGGGTCTCGAAGTTGACCTGGAACAGGTGGAGACCAATATCGTCATGGTCTGTACCGCGCCGCCCGCGCCAGATGCGGTGGAGTTGTGCGGGAGGCTGAACGCGGCCGGAGTGCGGGTCGATCCGCTGGGGAAAAATCTGACCCGGCTGGTCACCCACCTGGACGTATCCAGCGAGGACATCAGCCGGGCCATCGATGCATTCAGAGCGTCTGCCGGGAAAGCTTGA
- a CDS encoding DUF1848 domain-containing protein — protein sequence MHRSDQPSMKTVISASRRTDIPAFYLDWFFHRLEAGGFKLTNPFNGRVRTVEVHRDSVAAIVFWSKDYGPLLERRKQLSGWPAVFNFTLNTPDPLLEPGVPPLEERMEQMAALADIYGAEAVRWRFDPVVFYSRGGNQYDNLGAFERLLEFAAGLGITACTISFMDPYRKIERRQRGVTAFSFVYPDPDRMRETAARMASAAADHGLTLLTCCEPELAGAGLENITAAGCIDHALIGRLYGAKLSGRRDRGQRTGSGCLCHESIDIGGYREQPCRCNCLYCYANPVIDRKEHES from the coding sequence ATGCACCGCTCCGACCAGCCATCGATGAAAACCGTGATCAGCGCCAGCCGGCGCACCGATATCCCCGCATTTTACCTCGACTGGTTTTTCCACCGCCTGGAAGCAGGCGGTTTTAAGCTGACCAACCCGTTCAACGGCCGGGTCCGCACAGTGGAGGTTCACAGGGACAGCGTGGCCGCAATCGTGTTCTGGAGTAAGGACTACGGTCCTCTGCTGGAGCGTCGGAAACAGTTGTCCGGATGGCCGGCCGTGTTTAATTTTACGCTCAACACGCCTGATCCGCTGCTGGAGCCCGGAGTTCCGCCGCTGGAGGAGCGGATGGAGCAGATGGCCGCCCTGGCGGATATCTACGGAGCGGAGGCGGTTCGCTGGCGATTCGACCCGGTGGTGTTTTACAGCCGGGGCGGGAATCAATACGACAATCTCGGCGCGTTCGAGCGCCTGCTGGAATTCGCCGCGGGGCTGGGGATAACCGCGTGCACGATTTCGTTCATGGACCCTTATCGTAAAATCGAACGTCGCCAGCGCGGTGTGACCGCTTTCAGCTTCGTCTATCCGGACCCGGACCGGATGAGAGAAACCGCCGCCCGGATGGCCTCCGCAGCCGCGGATCACGGGCTGACTCTGCTGACCTGCTGCGAACCGGAACTGGCGGGAGCCGGACTGGAAAATATCACCGCCGCCGGGTGTATCGACCACGCCCTGATCGGGCGGCTTTACGGGGCGAAACTCAGCGGCCGCCGCGACAGAGGGCAGCGCACCGGTTCCGGGTGCCTCTGCCACGAGAGTATCGATATCGGCGGCTACAGGGAGCAGCCCTGCCGCTGCAACTGCCTGTACTGCTACGCCAATCCGGTAATCGACCGAAAGGAACACGAGAGTTGA